The Desulfoscipio gibsoniae DSM 7213 genome contains a region encoding:
- a CDS encoding hemoblobin-interacting domain-containing protein yields MPTIHRRWFSLLPFVLGIFLLAGSLCLLAPPVAQAEEATTPPALIADTIDNMLDKPIEITFEDDPNWRAAINTVYVDDVELDASEYTKDTAGKIIFSEDVFDTEKDYDVVIKADGYLDVSVTQKIERVELEVKGDGVTTPKEYTMSHLQGMEQYRYLYSTINTYPTKNWYVAEGVKLRELLEEAGIRDEAKQVRFTSHDGFMVTFTVQELLNDDRSLFPNFKENHEYFGYIPGSSEGAEKVETILALRSDGSDDFDNMSSKDALHLIFGQRALTEQTNAVFAKSVAKVEVITAVPVKWAAPTANINSGEVPAGTLVKLDGPNNDTDKVHYTLDGSEPTVDSPMYNWIAQRWSSRPDFDEINHPIEITNDTTIKAAVIGPGKEDSDVVEFNYMVDGPDPIPVTNVSITEGDQELEEGQTVQLTAEVVPGDATNKNVTWSSGDETVATVSETGLVTAVAEGMATITVTTDDRNFTDSITVTVVSAVSTIDVLYDGEVALTSGETFTVTAYNSGLNYTVNKTTPLGALQAAAAAGGFTYGVTDKNYEASGALLLDNVGNYNRKDPGYWYAYVNDVYKDGYNNAAGALNLIELVDGDRVEFYYAADVTDGTDLNAVKAAATAAVKTVVDTDAATPTIWTLQLSGAKDATVTKAEFEEGLACQASGHQVSWTDDDGNVWGGVPLWLLVAMVDDDPDVGSHHFNFNDDLAVQNYEVNVIAGDGWKTTLDSAAIAHNDGYIVANTLNGEPLPVKTEGGKNCWPLYLKGSAVFGGQQVGNIVRIELSGLPEPPAGWTLEMIGDVGDTITQEEFEEGLACTGSGHYKEWTDNEGNVWSGVPLWVLLGTVDDIESSGHWTFNDEVANDGYSVQVVAGDGFSKTFASTDVARSDDYIIANKCNDAPLTGSAGPLRLVGDGVANPDGSLGGSAVGNVVKIAIPELQIPEAAPGSWNLTLNGKISDVISQAEFEAGMACPNSGHLKEWTDGDGNVWSGIPLWLLTGWVDDRQPHNYNANQAMSGYKVLVKAGDGYTVDFASADVVRDNDYIIADKCNNEPLTGSSWPLRLVGDGVAKEDGSLSGISVGNIVEIELTSFETAQPQPIPEVHIIKYAEDGTTVLDEKTVDYQWMEENLDVIGDGETVCKFEGITNNPDDVWDADETYPGGFKVANAVKGTRIQDLCDLVGGMGAGTEIVLVARDGWETRLPYSSIYTDPSVQERQGDAILAWWGDGEYVPDYADGMRLFFTPGGDNVYGQWDMHETLPENYWHYFYGGGVQYPSCAGLAAKWITEIKVYTIPQGDWKLELDGRDIGGMNCDVSKTYFEQALACQFGANHKATYTDSEERVWEGMPLWFLVGFIDDADQHSDNAFNDELAMAGYQVKITAADGYTVTIDSADIVRNSDYIIANSLNGTPIPESGSDWPLRLVGPAVTGSTSISQIESIKLVSTNKPVYTVDPIPNDSYNAGTTPDGISTMTVSDGVSGFKYFTVGIEPVNPHIGEESVVFTHLRNGSQLEHNATRADFDQVETAQAGFNVQPGDVVKAYIVDELTNSTDHNPEILQ; encoded by the coding sequence ATGCCAACTATTCACAGGCGATGGTTTAGTTTGTTACCCTTTGTTCTGGGTATATTTCTTCTTGCCGGTTCTTTATGCCTGTTGGCGCCTCCGGTCGCCCAGGCTGAAGAGGCGACAACTCCTCCGGCTTTGATCGCCGATACTATTGATAACATGTTGGACAAACCGATAGAAATCACCTTTGAAGATGATCCAAATTGGAGAGCGGCAATCAATACCGTATACGTTGATGATGTGGAATTAGATGCTTCGGAATATACGAAAGATACTGCTGGAAAAATCATTTTCAGTGAAGACGTGTTCGATACAGAAAAGGATTATGACGTTGTTATCAAAGCTGATGGATATTTAGACGTGAGCGTGACGCAGAAAATTGAAAGGGTTGAGCTGGAAGTCAAAGGGGATGGGGTAACGACACCCAAGGAGTATACCATGTCTCATCTCCAGGGGATGGAACAATATCGTTACCTGTATAGTACTATTAACACTTACCCCACTAAGAATTGGTATGTGGCTGAAGGGGTGAAGTTAAGGGAACTACTCGAGGAAGCGGGAATAAGGGATGAAGCGAAGCAAGTAAGGTTTACCAGTCATGACGGCTTTATGGTAACCTTTACTGTTCAGGAATTATTAAATGACGACCGTTCCCTTTTCCCTAATTTTAAGGAAAATCATGAATATTTCGGTTATATTCCAGGCTCGTCGGAGGGTGCGGAAAAGGTAGAGACTATCCTTGCTCTAAGAAGTGATGGAAGCGACGATTTTGACAATATGAGCAGCAAAGATGCATTACATTTGATCTTTGGGCAAAGAGCGTTAACAGAGCAAACGAATGCAGTTTTTGCTAAATCTGTTGCCAAGGTGGAAGTAATTACCGCCGTGCCGGTTAAATGGGCTGCTCCCACGGCAAATATAAACAGCGGTGAGGTGCCCGCGGGGACACTGGTAAAGCTGGACGGCCCCAACAACGATACAGATAAAGTGCATTATACCTTGGACGGCAGCGAGCCGACCGTGGATAGTCCGATGTATAACTGGATTGCCCAACGGTGGTCGTCACGGCCAGACTTTGATGAAATTAACCACCCAATCGAAATCACAAATGACACTACTATTAAGGCTGCTGTTATCGGCCCCGGCAAGGAAGACAGCGATGTTGTTGAATTTAACTATATGGTAGATGGACCGGATCCCATACCGGTTACCAATGTTAGCATTACCGAAGGCGACCAGGAGCTGGAGGAAGGCCAGACGGTTCAGCTCACCGCCGAAGTGGTGCCCGGGGATGCCACGAACAAAAACGTTACTTGGAGCAGCGGTGATGAAACTGTTGCCACCGTCAGTGAAACCGGCCTGGTAACCGCGGTGGCAGAGGGCATGGCGACCATCACTGTTACCACTGATGATAGAAACTTCACCGACAGTATAACCGTGACTGTTGTGTCGGCAGTGTCGACAATTGATGTTCTATACGATGGTGAAGTCGCTTTGACATCAGGTGAAACCTTTACAGTGACCGCCTACAACTCCGGGTTGAATTATACTGTGAACAAAACCACACCCCTTGGGGCTCTTCAGGCAGCCGCAGCCGCCGGTGGCTTCACCTATGGTGTTACCGACAAGAATTACGAAGCATCAGGCGCTCTTCTTTTGGACAATGTAGGTAATTACAACCGCAAAGACCCGGGCTACTGGTACGCATATGTCAACGATGTTTATAAAGATGGCTACAACAATGCCGCCGGCGCCCTGAACTTGATTGAACTTGTTGATGGTGACAGGGTTGAGTTCTACTATGCTGCTGATGTAACCGACGGAACTGACCTCAATGCTGTTAAGGCAGCGGCTACTGCAGCAGTGAAAACTGTTGTGGATACCGATGCTGCTACACCGACGATCTGGACTCTCCAACTTTCGGGTGCAAAGGATGCAACCGTTACCAAAGCCGAGTTCGAGGAAGGCCTTGCTTGCCAGGCATCAGGTCACCAGGTGTCCTGGACCGATGATGACGGTAATGTCTGGGGAGGCGTACCACTATGGTTGCTCGTTGCCATGGTTGATGATGACCCCGATGTTGGTTCTCACCACTTCAACTTTAACGACGACCTTGCTGTCCAGAACTATGAAGTTAATGTTATAGCCGGCGACGGATGGAAAACAACCCTTGATAGCGCGGCTATCGCCCACAACGATGGTTATATCGTCGCCAATACACTTAACGGAGAACCCCTTCCCGTCAAGACTGAAGGGGGGAAAAACTGCTGGCCGCTCTATCTGAAAGGTTCAGCTGTTTTTGGCGGGCAACAGGTGGGCAACATTGTTCGAATCGAGCTGTCCGGTCTTCCAGAACCACCCGCAGGATGGACCTTGGAGATGATCGGAGATGTAGGGGATACCATCACCCAAGAGGAGTTTGAAGAAGGACTGGCCTGCACGGGTTCAGGCCATTACAAGGAATGGACTGATAATGAAGGCAACGTCTGGTCCGGCGTGCCCCTGTGGGTGCTCTTAGGTACGGTGGATGACATCGAGTCAAGCGGCCATTGGACTTTCAATGACGAGGTCGCCAACGACGGTTATTCTGTGCAAGTGGTGGCGGGAGATGGTTTTTCCAAAACCTTTGCCAGCACGGATGTAGCCCGAAGTGATGATTATATCATTGCCAATAAATGCAACGATGCACCACTTACCGGTTCAGCGGGGCCATTGCGCTTAGTTGGTGACGGTGTTGCCAACCCCGATGGGTCCCTTGGGGGCTCTGCCGTGGGTAATGTCGTAAAGATAGCCATACCCGAACTACAGATACCGGAGGCCGCGCCCGGCAGTTGGAACCTTACTCTGAATGGCAAGATCAGTGATGTTATTTCCCAGGCTGAGTTTGAGGCTGGCATGGCATGCCCAAATTCGGGACACCTAAAAGAATGGACTGACGGTGACGGTAATGTCTGGTCAGGTATTCCCCTTTGGTTACTGACAGGCTGGGTAGATGACCGTCAGCCACACAATTATAACGCTAATCAGGCAATGAGCGGTTACAAAGTCTTAGTGAAAGCCGGAGACGGATACACCGTCGATTTTGCCAGCGCGGATGTAGTACGGGACAACGACTATATCATTGCAGATAAATGCAACAATGAACCCCTTACCGGTTCATCATGGCCGCTGCGCCTGGTCGGTGACGGCGTTGCCAAAGAAGATGGATCCCTTAGCGGTATCAGCGTTGGTAATATCGTGGAAATTGAACTAACATCTTTTGAGACCGCCCAGCCCCAGCCCATACCCGAAGTCCATATCATCAAGTATGCTGAAGATGGTACCACCGTCCTTGACGAGAAGACAGTCGATTATCAATGGATGGAGGAAAACCTCGACGTAATTGGAGATGGGGAAACAGTATGCAAATTCGAGGGAATCACAAACAATCCTGATGATGTATGGGATGCTGATGAGACCTATCCCGGCGGTTTTAAGGTAGCTAATGCCGTGAAGGGTACCCGCATCCAAGATCTTTGTGATCTTGTGGGCGGCATGGGGGCAGGAACCGAAATCGTACTGGTAGCAAGAGATGGCTGGGAAACCAGGCTTCCCTATTCCTCCATATATACCGATCCCTCGGTGCAAGAACGCCAGGGAGATGCTATTCTGGCTTGGTGGGGTGATGGAGAATACGTACCCGATTATGCAGATGGTATGCGTTTATTCTTTACCCCGGGCGGTGACAACGTCTACGGCCAATGGGATATGCACGAGACACTTCCGGAAAACTACTGGCACTACTTTTATGGCGGTGGTGTTCAGTATCCTTCTTGTGCCGGCTTGGCAGCCAAGTGGATTACGGAAATCAAGGTATACACTATACCCCAGGGTGATTGGAAACTAGAGCTCGATGGCCGGGATATCGGCGGTATGAACTGCGATGTAAGCAAAACCTATTTCGAACAGGCTCTCGCCTGTCAATTCGGCGCTAATCACAAGGCAACCTATACCGATTCTGAAGAACGGGTTTGGGAAGGCATGCCCCTATGGTTCCTAGTGGGATTCATCGATGATGCCGACCAACATTCCGATAACGCTTTTAATGATGAACTGGCTATGGCCGGATACCAGGTGAAGATTACCGCGGCAGACGGCTATACGGTAACTATCGATAGCGCGGATATTGTCCGGAACAGCGACTACATTATCGCCAATTCGCTGAACGGAACGCCCATACCCGAATCCGGCAGTGACTGGCCGCTCCGGCTCGTTGGACCTGCTGTCACCGGGTCAACATCTATTTCACAGATTGAAAGTATCAAGTTGGTAAGCACCAATAAACCGGTTTACACAGTTGATCCTATCCCCAATGATTCTTACAATGCAGGGACTACGCCGGATGGTATCAGCACCATGACGGTGAGTGACGGTGTATCCGGGTTCAAATATTTCACCGTCGGTATCGAACCGGTGAATCCCCATATTGGTGAGGAATCTGTGGTCTTTACCCATTTAAGAAACGGCAGTCAGCTGGAACACAATGCCACCAGGGCTGATTTTGACCAAGTCGAAACCGCTCAGGCAGGCTTTAATGTACAACCCGGCGATGTGGTCAAAGCTTACATTGTTGATGAACTAACCAATTCAACAGATCATAACCCGGAGATCCTGCAATAA